From Chryseobacterium salivictor, a single genomic window includes:
- a CDS encoding thioredoxin family protein: MYTELADDTLQQIVADNDKVVVQYGATWCGNCRIMKPKFKKLAAENEDIPFLYVDAEKLPESRKLAKVDNLPTFAIFSKGELVNQVQSNQAESLINLFKELN; the protein is encoded by the coding sequence ATGTATACAGAATTAGCAGATGACACTTTGCAGCAGATCGTAGCAGACAACGATAAAGTTGTGGTGCAATACGGCGCGACATGGTGTGGAAACTGCCGGATTATGAAACCTAAATTCAAAAAATTGGCGGCAGAAAATGAAGACATTCCTTTTTTATACGTTGATGCAGAAAAATTACCTGAAAGCAGAAAATTAGCAAAAGTAGATAATTTACCCACGTTCGCTATTTTCAGCAAAGGAGAACTGGTGAATCAGGTTCAATCGAATCAGGCAGAAA